The Pseudogulbenkiania sp. MAI-1 sequence CATCGCCATCCCGCGCGAACGCCGCCTGGACGAGGCATGGAACGTGGCGCAAGGCATCGCGCAGAGCGTCACCGCCGAAGTCGAACACGACCTCAACGACAGCTGGCGCGCGCGCTTCAACGCCGGCTGGAACAACCACCGCTACAGCGACAACCAGGCGCGCCCGGTATCCTACAACGCCAGCACCGGCATCCTCACACGCAGCGCCGACGGCAACCGCGCCTTCAACGACACCAACCTGCTCGCCTCGGCCAACCTGCTGGGCGACGTGAACTGGCTGGGGATGCGCCACGAGCTGCTGTTCGGGGTGGACCTGGAGCAGAACCGCGAGAGCAAGGGCGACGCCCTGCGCGGCAGCTCCGTCGGCGGCTTCAACGTGTTCGACCCGGACTACGGCCAACTCGCCTACCCGAGCAAGGTCAATGCCAAAAAGAGCGACGTGCGCAGCAAGGTCGAGACCGAGGCCGTGCTGGTGAAGGACTCGCTGCACCTGAACGAACAGTGGATCGCCGTCGGCGGCCTGCGCTACCAGCATTACCGCCAGAGCGGCGGCGCCGGGCGGCCCTACGTCATCACCGACCAGGCCAGCGGCAACGAGGTGCTGCCACAGGCCGGCGTGGTATACCGGGTGACGCCTGCCGTGTCGCTGTACGCCAACTACAGCGAATCGTTCAAGCCCAATACTTCGGTCAACGAAGGCGGCCCGTTCGAGCCGGAACGCGGCGTGGTGCATGAAGGCGGGGTTAAGTTCGAAACCGGGCGCCTGTCGGCCACCGCTGCGCTCTATCGCATCGACAAGCGCAACGTGCTGGTGACCGAGAACGACGTCTCACGCGCGGTCGGCAAGGTGCGCTCGCAGGGTATCGAGCTCGACGTCAGCGGCAAGCTCACGCGCCAACTGAGCGCCATCGGCAGTTACGCCTATACCGACGCCGAGGTACGGGAAGACCAGGCCGCTTACGTCGGCAAGCAGTTGTTCAACGTCGCCCGCCACACCGCCTCGGCCTTCCTCGCCTACGACCTGACACCGGACAGCGACGGCAACCGCTGGCGCATCGGCGGCGGCGCGCGCTACGTCGGCAAACGCCAGGGCGACGCGCTCAACAGCTTCGCGCTCGACGCCTACACCGTGGCCGACGCCTTCGTCGCCTGGCAGACCCGCTTGGGCGGCAACAAGCTCGACGTCCAGCTCAACGTCAAGAACCTGTTCGACAAGACCTATTACACCTCGACCAGCGGCAGCAACCTGCAAGTCAACGTCGGCGAGCCGCGCGAAGTGGTGCTGCAGACCAAGCTGTCGTTCTGACCAGCGGTAATTGTCGGCATCAACGGCGGCCTTCGCACCGCCGGAGATCCCGGCCGTCACGGCACAGGCATTGAAGCGGAGGCCACGAGCACGGATAATTAACCGTTTTGATGTGGACTCCGACAGCATGCCCGTGATCACTCTCGTCGAACGGATCGACGCCCTTCTGCCCCAGACCCAGTGTGGCCAGTGCGGCCACGCCGGTTGCCGGCCGTATGCCGAGGCGCTGGCGGAAGGACGCGACCCGATCAACCGTTGCCCGCCGGGCGGCGAGGACGGCATCCGGGCGCTGGCGGAGTTGCTCGAACGGCCGGTCATCCCGTTCGCCGCCGACGGCCCGCAGCCCAAGCCGCGCGCGCTGGCCTTCATCCGGGAAGACAGCTGTATCGGCTGTACCCTGTGCATCCAGGCCTGTCCGGTGGACGCCATCGTCGGCGCGGCCAAACAGATGCACACCGTCATCGCGGCCGAATGCACCGGCTGCGAACTGTGCGTCGCCCCCTGTCCGGTGGACTGCATCGATCTGGTGCCGGTGACCGACCCGGACGACGCAAAGCGCGAACAGGTGATGGCGCGCGCCCAGCAGGCGCGCAAACGCTACGAACAACACCAGGCACGCAAGGCGCGCGACCAAGCCGAAAAGGCCCAACGGCTGGCCGAGCGCGCCGCCGTGGCGGCCCCGGCAGCGACTCCGGCCACCACCGGCACGGCCAGTTCGGCACCCCGGTCGTCCGCCGTCGACAAGAACGAACTGATCCGCAAGGCGATGGAGCGCGCGGCCGCCATGCGTGCCGCCAAGGAAGAAGCCGACAAGGACAAGCAGTGAACGCCGCCAAACGCCGCGAAATTTTCCGCCGGCTGCGCGAACTGAATCCGGAACCGCGTACCGAACTGGAATACAGCACGCCGTTCGAACTGCTGATCGCCGTGGTGCTGTCGGCCCAGGCCACCGATGTCGGCGTCAACAAGGCCACGCGCCTGTTGTTCCCCGTCGCCAACACCCCGGCCGCCCTGCTCGCGCTGGGCGAGGAAGGGCTCGCCGAGTACATCAAGACCATCGGTCTCTACCGCACCAAGGCCAAGAACGTCATCGCCACCTGCCGTCTGCTGCTGGAAAAGCACGGCGGCGAGGTGCCGCAAACACGCGTGGAACTGGAAGCCTTGCCCGGCGTCGGCCGCAAGACCGCCAACGTGGTGCTGAACACTGCCTTCGGTCATGCCACCATGGCGGTCGACACCCACATCTTCCGCGTCGCCAACCGGACCAGGCTGGCCCCCGGCAAGGACGTGCGCGAGGTGGAAGACAAGCTGATGAAGGTGGTACCGGCCGAATACCTGGTCGACGCCCACCACTGGCTGATCCTGCACGGCCGCTATATCTGCAAGGCTCGCCGCCCCGAATGCGAGCGCTGTCCCATCGTCGATCTCTGTGAATACCCAGCAAAAACGGTATGATGAAAGCGGGAGAGCGGACTCCAGAGGGCCGGCCGGCGGCGCCAATGCTTGAAAAAACGCCGGACCGACCCGAGCTCCACTCTGTCATAACCAGAAAGGATGTTCCGTGACTCCGTATTTCCGCACCATTGCCAGCGCCGCCCTGGCGGTGACGCTGCTAGCTGGCTGCGACAAGATCGAGCGCCTGTTCAAAGGCGACAACCCCAGCGTCGCCATTCCGGCCCAGAACGACGGGCGGGTGGCCATGCTGTTGCCCGATTTCACCCAACTGGTGGAACGCGACGGCCCGGCCGTGGTGAACATCCAGGCCACCAAGCTCGAAACGGCCACCAGTCAGAACGAACTGCCGTTCCCGATCCCCGAGGACGACCCGCTCTACGACTTCTTCCGCCGCTTCATGCCGAACCAGCCGCCGCAGGAGCAGGCGCCGAGCGAAAGCGTCTCGTACGGCTCCGGCTTCATCATCAGCGACGACGGCTACATCCTGACCAACGCCCACGTCGTGGCCAGCGGCTCGCAGATCAAGGTCATGATGACCGACAAGCGCGAGCTGAAGGCCAAGCTGGTCGGCCTCGACAAGCGCACCGACGTGGCGGTGCTGAAGGTCGACGCCGCCGGCCTGCCGGTGGCCAAGATCGGCGACCCGGCCAAGCTCAAGGTCGGCGAGTGGGTTGCCGCCATCGGCGCCCCGTTCGGCTTCGACAACACCGTCACCGCCGGCATCGTCTCGGCCAAGGGGCGCAGTCTGCCGGACGAGAATTACGTACCGTTCATCCAGACCGACGTGGCGATCAACCCGGGCAACTCCGGCGGTCCGCTGTTCAACCTGCGCGGCGAGGTGGTCGGCATCAATTCGCAGATTTACAGCCGCTCCGGCGGCTTCATGGGCATCTCCTTTGCCATTCCGATCGACATCGCCGTCAACGTGGCCGAGCAGATCAAGGCCAAGGGCAAGGTCAGCCGTGGCCAATTGGGCGTGCACATCCAGGAAGTCAGCCAGGAACTGGCGCAGTCCTTCGGCCTGAAGCAGCCAAACGGTGCGCTGGTGGTA is a genomic window containing:
- a CDS encoding DegQ family serine endoprotease produces the protein MTPYFRTIASAALAVTLLAGCDKIERLFKGDNPSVAIPAQNDGRVAMLLPDFTQLVERDGPAVVNIQATKLETATSQNELPFPIPEDDPLYDFFRRFMPNQPPQEQAPSESVSYGSGFIISDDGYILTNAHVVASGSQIKVMMTDKRELKAKLVGLDKRTDVAVLKVDAAGLPVAKIGDPAKLKVGEWVAAIGAPFGFDNTVTAGIVSAKGRSLPDENYVPFIQTDVAINPGNSGGPLFNLRGEVVGINSQIYSRSGGFMGISFAIPIDIAVNVAEQIKAKGKVSRGQLGVHIQEVSQELAQSFGLKQPNGALVVRIEPNGPAAKAGLQVGDIILHLNGKLVENSKDLPILVGGLQPGAKIKLGVWRKGTEKDVSVVLGELASDVATPQQSQQPEPAPQSFQFNKLGLTLTELTAAQKSELGLPGGLLIQKAQGPAARAGLLHGDIIIGLNQSQVLDVKGFERALANAGGNIALLVRRQDNTLFVPLRLE
- a CDS encoding TonB-dependent siderophore receptor — encoded protein: MTKTDTSLLALGLALALAAPAYASPNDTAELAVVEVSADAPAGNDYQPRNSSGATRSPAPLIETPQALNVVPHQVLQDQQASSLDEALANVSGVTQTNTLANTWDSFIRRGFGSRADGSILRDGVRSTLPRNFSATTEQVEVLKGPASLLYGIQEPGGIINVITKKPQYQQGGSVTLTSSSFGGSSGSLDLTGPIGDSGLAYRLIGELEETDYWRNFGTTRRKLIAPSLAWRDGSTRARVAYEYLDYSVPYDRGTVFSNGQPIAIPRERRLDEAWNVAQGIAQSVTAEVEHDLNDSWRARFNAGWNNHRYSDNQARPVSYNASTGILTRSADGNRAFNDTNLLASANLLGDVNWLGMRHELLFGVDLEQNRESKGDALRGSSVGGFNVFDPDYGQLAYPSKVNAKKSDVRSKVETEAVLVKDSLHLNEQWIAVGGLRYQHYRQSGGAGRPYVITDQASGNEVLPQAGVVYRVTPAVSLYANYSESFKPNTSVNEGGPFEPERGVVHEGGVKFETGRLSATAALYRIDKRNVLVTENDVSRAVGKVRSQGIELDVSGKLTRQLSAIGSYAYTDAEVREDQAAYVGKQLFNVARHTASAFLAYDLTPDSDGNRWRIGGGARYVGKRQGDALNSFALDAYTVADAFVAWQTRLGGNKLDVQLNVKNLFDKTYYTSTSGSNLQVNVGEPREVVLQTKLSF
- the rsxB gene encoding electron transport complex subunit RsxB; translated protein: MDSDSMPVITLVERIDALLPQTQCGQCGHAGCRPYAEALAEGRDPINRCPPGGEDGIRALAELLERPVIPFAADGPQPKPRALAFIREDSCIGCTLCIQACPVDAIVGAAKQMHTVIAAECTGCELCVAPCPVDCIDLVPVTDPDDAKREQVMARAQQARKRYEQHQARKARDQAEKAQRLAERAAVAAPAATPATTGTASSAPRSSAVDKNELIRKAMERAAAMRAAKEEADKDKQ
- the nth gene encoding endonuclease III, which produces MNAAKRREIFRRLRELNPEPRTELEYSTPFELLIAVVLSAQATDVGVNKATRLLFPVANTPAALLALGEEGLAEYIKTIGLYRTKAKNVIATCRLLLEKHGGEVPQTRVELEALPGVGRKTANVVLNTAFGHATMAVDTHIFRVANRTRLAPGKDVREVEDKLMKVVPAEYLVDAHHWLILHGRYICKARRPECERCPIVDLCEYPAKTV